The following are from one region of the Leclercia sp. AS011 genome:
- a CDS encoding MFS transporter, with the protein MTEIADPTSLATAGNAPDREIKWVRNAADVTQLVNEGSQGRANARIVIGIALGGIFLDAYDLGALAFGIKDITREFNLTPAGTGMVASAITFGAIVGALIGGYLTDKIGRYRVFMADMVFFVVAAIACAFAPNEYVLAGARFVMGLGVGIDLPVAMAFLSEFARLKGPGNKAASVAMWCPTWYAAISISYLLVLFFYGVLPETHSDWLWRIILGFGAIPALVIIAIRSKYMSESPVWAANQGNLKEAAAILRKAYNINAHVPQEALNQPAPVVNKASWRNYLNLFRGVYLKRTTLATLLSVVSSFAYNAVAFGLPVIISSFFVQSMLTTILISLALNLLFAFVGGLLAVRLVPRFGAWRMSLGGYTCQLIALVVLAIIGRPEGAAEGIAAVAMLALFLFGQGFGPGAHTMTFASLSYPTSLRGVGVGLNQTLMRSSSTLSLFMFPLLVASMDTAVFWVIALAPLIGLVSLLAIRWEPSGYDIDAEDYR; encoded by the coding sequence ATGACAGAGATCGCAGATCCAACCTCACTTGCAACGGCAGGAAACGCCCCCGACAGGGAGATCAAATGGGTTCGCAACGCGGCGGACGTCACCCAACTGGTTAATGAAGGTTCACAGGGCCGGGCCAATGCGCGCATCGTTATCGGTATTGCGCTGGGCGGTATTTTTCTCGATGCCTATGACCTGGGCGCGCTGGCGTTCGGTATCAAAGACATCACCCGCGAGTTCAACCTCACGCCTGCGGGCACCGGCATGGTGGCCTCGGCGATCACCTTCGGCGCCATTGTCGGGGCGCTGATTGGCGGCTACCTGACGGATAAAATCGGGCGCTACCGGGTGTTTATGGCCGACATGGTGTTCTTCGTGGTCGCGGCCATCGCCTGTGCCTTTGCCCCGAACGAGTACGTGCTGGCCGGGGCGCGCTTTGTGATGGGGCTGGGGGTGGGGATCGACCTCCCCGTAGCGATGGCCTTCTTAAGCGAGTTCGCCAGGCTGAAAGGCCCCGGCAACAAAGCCGCCAGCGTCGCCATGTGGTGCCCCACCTGGTATGCCGCCATCAGCATCTCTTATCTGCTGGTGCTCTTCTTCTATGGCGTGCTGCCGGAGACGCACAGCGACTGGCTGTGGCGCATTATCCTCGGCTTCGGGGCGATCCCCGCGCTGGTGATCATCGCCATCCGCAGTAAGTACATGAGCGAATCGCCGGTCTGGGCGGCGAATCAGGGCAACCTGAAAGAGGCGGCAGCGATCCTGCGCAAGGCGTACAACATTAACGCCCACGTGCCGCAGGAGGCGCTCAACCAGCCCGCCCCGGTGGTGAATAAAGCCAGCTGGCGTAACTACCTGAATCTGTTCCGCGGGGTCTATCTGAAGCGCACCACGCTGGCCACCCTGCTGTCGGTTGTGTCGTCCTTTGCCTATAACGCCGTGGCCTTTGGCCTGCCGGTGATTATCTCCAGCTTCTTTGTGCAGTCGATGCTGACCACCATTCTCATTTCGCTGGCGCTGAACCTGCTGTTCGCGTTTGTCGGCGGCCTGCTGGCGGTGCGGCTGGTGCCGCGCTTCGGCGCATGGCGGATGTCGCTGGGGGGTTATACCTGTCAGCTGATTGCCCTGGTGGTGCTGGCGATTATTGGTCGCCCGGAGGGTGCAGCGGAAGGGATCGCGGCGGTGGCGATGCTGGCCCTGTTCCTGTTCGGTCAGGGCTTTGGTCCGGGGGCACACACCATGACCTTTGCTTCACTCAGCTACCCAACGTCGCTGCGCGGGGTTGGCGTGGGGCTGAACCAGACGCTGATGCGCAGCAGCTCGACGCTGTCGCTGTTTATGTTCCCACTGCTGGTGGCGTCGATGGATACGGCGGTGTTCTGGGTGATTGCCCTTGCGCCGCTGATTGGGTTGGTTTCGCTGCTGGCGATCCGCTGGGAACCCTCCGGGTATGATATTGATGCGGAGGATTACCGGTAA
- the plsY gene encoding glycerol-3-phosphate 1-O-acyltransferase PlsY, with protein MSAIAPGMILLAYLCGSISSAILVCRIAGLPDPRENGSGNPGATNVLRIGGKGAAVAVLIFDVLKGMLPVWGAYALGVTPFWLGLIAIAACLGHIWPVFFGFKGGKGVATAFGAIAPIGWDLTGVMAGTWLLSVLLSGYSSLGAIVSALIAPFYVWWFKPQFTFPVSMLSCLILLRHHDNIQRLWRRQETKIWARLKRKKKDPQ; from the coding sequence ATGAGTGCAATCGCGCCTGGAATGATCCTCCTTGCCTACCTTTGCGGCTCAATTTCCAGCGCCATTCTGGTCTGCCGTATCGCCGGGTTACCCGACCCACGCGAGAACGGCTCCGGGAATCCGGGGGCGACCAATGTACTACGAATTGGCGGCAAAGGAGCAGCCGTAGCGGTTCTGATTTTTGACGTCCTGAAAGGCATGCTTCCCGTCTGGGGCGCGTATGCGCTGGGCGTGACGCCCTTCTGGCTGGGGCTGATAGCCATCGCCGCCTGTCTGGGCCACATCTGGCCGGTCTTCTTTGGTTTCAAAGGCGGTAAAGGCGTAGCCACCGCATTCGGTGCCATTGCCCCTATTGGCTGGGATCTCACCGGCGTGATGGCCGGTACCTGGCTGCTCAGCGTGTTGCTCAGCGGTTACTCCTCTCTGGGGGCCATCGTCAGCGCGCTGATTGCCCCGTTTTACGTCTGGTGGTTCAAACCCCAGTTCACCTTCCCGGTGTCGATGCTCTCCTGCCTGATCCTGCTGCGTCATCATGACAACATTCAGCGCCTGTGGCGTCGCCAGGAAACCAAGATCTGGGCCAGGCTGAAGAGAAAAAAGAAAGATCCGCAGTAA
- the folB gene encoding bifunctional dihydroneopterin aldolase/7,8-dihydroneopterin epimerase, whose translation MDIVFIEQLSVITTIGVYDWEQTIEQKLVFDIEMGWDNVAAAKSDDVNDCLSYADVSETVISHVEGQRFALVERVAEEVAELLLSRFNSPWVRIKVSKPGAVARAANVGVIIERSQNLKGNI comes from the coding sequence ATGGATATAGTATTTATAGAGCAACTTTCGGTAATCACCACTATCGGGGTGTATGACTGGGAACAGACCATCGAGCAGAAATTAGTGTTCGATATCGAAATGGGCTGGGATAACGTCGCCGCCGCGAAAAGCGACGATGTGAACGACTGTCTGAGCTATGCCGACGTCAGTGAAACCGTCATCAGCCACGTGGAAGGCCAGCGTTTTGCGCTGGTGGAACGCGTGGCGGAAGAGGTGGCGGAACTGCTGCTCAGCCGCTTTAATTCCCCGTGGGTGCGCATCAAAGTCAGCAAGCCGGGCGCGGTGGCGCGGGCGGCTAATGTGGGCGTTATTATTGAGCGTAGCCAAAATCTGAAAGGAAACATTTAA
- the bacA gene encoding undecaprenyl-diphosphate phosphatase, translating into MSDMHSLLVAAILGVVEGLTEFLPVSSTGHMIIVGHLLGFEGETAKTFEVVIQLGSILAVVVMFWRRLFGLIGIHFGHPPHEGTGKGRLTLVHILLGMIPAVVLGLVLHDTIKSLFNPINVMYALVVGGVLLIAAELLKPKEPRAPGLDDMTYRQAFMIGCFQCLALWPGFSRSGATISGGMLMGVSRYAASEFSFLLAVPMMMGATALDLYKSYHFLTAGDIPMFAVGFITAFIVALIAIKTFLQLIKRISFIPFAIYRFIVAAAVYVVFF; encoded by the coding sequence ATGAGCGATATGCACTCCCTGCTGGTGGCAGCAATACTGGGTGTGGTCGAAGGATTGACAGAGTTTTTGCCGGTTTCCAGTACGGGCCATATGATTATTGTTGGCCATCTGCTGGGATTCGAAGGCGAAACGGCGAAAACCTTTGAGGTGGTGATCCAGTTAGGATCCATTCTGGCGGTGGTAGTGATGTTCTGGCGCCGCCTGTTCGGGCTGATTGGCATTCACTTTGGCCATCCGCCGCATGAAGGCACCGGAAAAGGGCGGTTGACCCTGGTGCACATTCTGCTCGGGATGATCCCGGCGGTGGTGCTGGGCCTGGTGTTGCACGACACCATCAAATCGCTGTTCAACCCGATTAACGTGATGTATGCGCTGGTGGTCGGTGGCGTGCTGCTGATAGCCGCTGAACTGCTGAAGCCCAAAGAGCCACGCGCGCCGGGTCTGGATGATATGACCTACCGCCAGGCCTTTATGATTGGCTGCTTCCAGTGTCTGGCGCTGTGGCCGGGCTTCTCCCGCTCCGGGGCGACGATTTCAGGCGGGATGCTGATGGGCGTGAGCCGCTATGCGGCCTCTGAGTTCTCGTTCCTGCTGGCGGTGCCGATGATGATGGGCGCGACCGCGCTGGATCTCTACAAGAGCTACCACTTCCTGACCGCAGGCGACATTCCGATGTTTGCCGTGGGCTTTATCACCGCCTTCATCGTGGCGCTGATCGCCATCAAAACCTTCCTGCAGCTGATCAAGCGCATCTCGTTTATCCCGTTCGCCATCTATCGCTTTATCGTGGCGGCCGCGGTCTACGTGGTCTTCTTCTGA
- a CDS encoding multifunctional CCA addition/repair protein — MKIYLVGGAVRDALLGLPVKDKDWVVVGATPQAMLDAGYQQVGRDFPVFLHPQSRQEYALARTERKSGVGYTGFICHADPDVTLEDDLQRRDLTINALAQDENGHIVDAYGGKEDLQNRILRHVSPAFSEDPLRVLRVARFAARYAHLSFRIADETLALMTAMTDAGELEHLTPERVWKETENALTTRNPQVYFQVLRDCGALKVLFPEVDALFGVPAPAKWHPEIDTGIHTLMTLSMAAMLSPEVDVRFATLCHDLGKGLTPPELWPRHHGHGPAGVRLVEKVCQRMRVPNEIRDLAKLVAEFHDLIHTFPILKPATIVKLFDNIDAWRKPQRVEQIALTSEADVRGRTGFEASDYPQGRLLREAWEVAKAVPTQAVIQAGFKGPEIREELTKRRIQAVADWKEQRCPQPKD, encoded by the coding sequence GTGAAGATTTATCTGGTCGGTGGTGCGGTTCGTGATGCGTTGTTAGGTCTGCCGGTCAAAGATAAGGACTGGGTGGTGGTGGGAGCCACCCCTCAGGCCATGCTCGATGCGGGTTACCAGCAGGTAGGCCGCGATTTCCCCGTGTTTCTGCACCCGCAAAGCCGCCAGGAGTATGCTCTGGCGCGTACCGAACGCAAATCCGGCGTGGGTTATACCGGGTTTATCTGCCATGCCGACCCTGACGTTACCCTCGAAGACGATTTGCAGCGCCGCGATCTGACCATCAATGCCCTCGCGCAGGATGAAAACGGTCATATCGTCGATGCGTACGGCGGTAAAGAGGATCTGCAGAACCGCATCCTGCGCCATGTCTCCCCCGCCTTCTCTGAAGATCCGCTCCGCGTGCTGCGCGTGGCGCGCTTTGCTGCCCGCTATGCCCATCTGAGCTTTCGCATCGCCGACGAAACCCTGGCGCTGATGACGGCGATGACCGACGCGGGCGAGCTGGAGCACCTCACCCCGGAACGGGTGTGGAAAGAGACTGAGAATGCGCTCACCACCCGCAACCCGCAGGTTTACTTCCAGGTGCTGCGCGACTGCGGGGCACTCAAAGTATTGTTCCCGGAAGTGGACGCGCTGTTTGGCGTACCCGCCCCGGCGAAGTGGCACCCGGAAATTGATACCGGCATCCACACCCTGATGACGTTAAGCATGGCGGCGATGCTCAGCCCGGAGGTGGACGTGCGCTTTGCCACCCTCTGTCACGATCTCGGCAAGGGCTTAACGCCGCCCGAACTGTGGCCGCGCCATCACGGACACGGCCCGGCGGGCGTCAGGCTGGTGGAAAAGGTTTGTCAGCGCATGCGGGTGCCGAACGAGATCCGCGATCTGGCGAAGCTGGTCGCCGAGTTCCACGACCTGATCCACACCTTCCCAATCCTTAAACCGGCCACCATCGTCAAGCTGTTCGACAACATCGACGCCTGGCGTAAACCGCAGCGCGTGGAGCAGATCGCCTTAACCAGCGAAGCCGACGTGCGCGGACGCACCGGGTTTGAAGCCAGCGACTATCCGCAGGGGCGGTTGCTGCGCGAAGCCTGGGAGGTGGCAAAAGCCGTGCCGACCCAGGCGGTGATCCAGGCGGGATTCAAAGGGCCAGAGATTCGGGAAGAGTTAACTAAACGGCGGATTCAGGCGGTAGCGGACTGGAAGGAACAGCGTTGCCCACAGCCAAAAGACTGA
- a CDS encoding TIGR04211 family SH3 domain-containing protein has protein sequence MPKLRLIGLTLLAISAATVVHAEEKRYVSDELNTWVRSGPGDNYRLVGTINAGEEVVLLQSNAESNYGQVRDSSGRTAWIPLKELSTDPSLRTRVPDLENQVKTLTDKLTNIDATWNQRTAEMQQKVAQSDGVINGLKDENQKLKNELIVAQKKVSAANLQLDDKQRTIIMQWFMYGGGVLGIGLLLGLVLPHLVPSRKRKDRWMN, from the coding sequence ATGCCTAAATTACGCCTGATCGGACTGACATTACTTGCTATTAGCGCCGCGACCGTGGTCCACGCAGAAGAGAAGCGCTACGTTTCTGACGAACTGAACACCTGGGTACGCAGCGGTCCGGGTGACAATTATCGCCTCGTGGGTACGATTAATGCCGGCGAGGAAGTGGTGCTGTTGCAGAGCAACGCGGAATCCAACTATGGCCAGGTGCGCGACAGCAGCGGCCGTACCGCCTGGATCCCCCTTAAAGAGCTTAGCACCGACCCGAGCCTGCGCACCCGCGTGCCGGATCTGGAAAACCAGGTCAAAACCCTGACTGATAAGCTGACCAACATCGACGCCACCTGGAATCAGCGCACCGCTGAGATGCAGCAGAAAGTTGCCCAGAGCGACGGGGTGATCAACGGTCTCAAAGATGAGAACCAGAAGCTGAAGAACGAGCTGATCGTCGCCCAGAAAAAGGTGAGCGCGGCCAACCTGCAGCTGGATGACAAACAGCGCACCATCATCATGCAGTGGTTTATGTATGGCGGCGGCGTGCTGGGCATAGGTCTGCTGCTGGGTCTGGTGCTGCCGCATCTGGTACCGAGCCGTAAACGTAAAGACCGTTGGATGAACTAA
- a CDS encoding CYTH domain-containing protein codes for MAQEIELKFIVESGSVDALRNHLHQLNGEHHAPVQLLNIYYETQDLWLRRHDRGLRIRGVDGRYEMTMKIGGRVVGGLHQRPEYNIDISQPELELARFPAEVWPEGGLPEGLAESVSPLFSTDFWREKWLVNEGKSRIEIALDLGEVKAGEFQEPICELELELLDGHADDVLKLARKLVTQSGLRQGSLSKAARGYHLAQGNAPRILKPTEILHVAPKSSVEQGFEASLELALSQWQYHEELWIRDVKGAKEHVLAAMALVRHSLALFGGIVPRKASAHLRDLLTQADALMASDVSAETAIYSPQTANAKLALTEFLVTRGWRSFLDAKAQAKIADSFKRFADTHLSRHAAELKTIFGHPLGDQYGDQLIRLGRNIDSILLLAGAYDGPVARAWLENWQGLLYAIKTRQHIEIEHFRNEAISQEPFWLHSGKR; via the coding sequence ATGGCTCAGGAAATCGAATTAAAGTTTATCGTTGAAAGCGGCAGCGTTGACGCGCTGCGAAACCATCTGCATCAGCTGAACGGCGAGCATCACGCGCCGGTGCAACTGCTCAACATCTATTACGAAACGCAGGACCTGTGGCTGCGCCGTCATGACCGTGGGCTGCGCATCCGCGGCGTGGACGGGCGTTACGAGATGACCATGAAAATCGGCGGTCGCGTGGTCGGCGGTCTGCATCAGCGCCCGGAATACAACATTGATATCAGCCAGCCCGAGCTGGAGCTGGCGCGTTTCCCGGCGGAAGTGTGGCCGGAAGGCGGTCTGCCAGAGGGGCTGGCAGAGAGCGTCAGCCCGCTGTTCAGCACCGATTTCTGGCGCGAGAAGTGGCTGGTAAACGAAGGCAAAAGCCGGATTGAAATCGCCCTCGACCTGGGGGAAGTGAAAGCTGGTGAGTTCCAGGAGCCCATCTGCGAGCTGGAGCTTGAGCTGCTGGATGGCCACGCCGACGACGTGCTGAAGCTGGCCCGCAAGCTGGTGACCCAGAGCGGTCTGCGTCAGGGCAGCCTGAGCAAGGCCGCCCGCGGCTATCATCTGGCCCAGGGCAATGCCCCGCGCATCCTGAAACCCACTGAAATTCTGCATGTCGCGCCAAAATCCTCGGTCGAGCAGGGCTTTGAAGCCTCGCTGGAGCTGGCGCTGAGCCAGTGGCAGTACCACGAGGAGCTGTGGATCCGCGACGTGAAAGGGGCAAAAGAGCACGTGCTGGCAGCGATGGCGCTGGTGCGTCACAGTCTGGCGCTGTTCGGCGGTATTGTGCCACGTAAAGCGAGTGCTCACTTACGTGATCTGCTGACCCAGGCCGATGCCCTGATGGCCTCTGACGTCTCTGCCGAGACGGCGATCTACAGCCCGCAAACCGCCAACGCGAAGCTGGCGCTCACCGAGTTCCTGGTGACCCGCGGCTGGCGAAGCTTCCTCGATGCGAAGGCGCAGGCCAAAATTGCGGACTCCTTCAAGCGTTTTGCCGATACCCACCTGTCCCGCCACGCCGCTGAGCTGAAAACCATTTTCGGGCATCCGCTGGGCGATCAGTACGGCGATCAGCTGATCCGTCTGGGGCGTAATATTGACAGCATTCTGCTGCTGGCTGGGGCCTATGACGGCCCGGTCGCCCGCGCCTGGCTGGAGAACTGGCAGGGGCTGCTGTATGCCATCAAAACCCGCCAGCACATTGAAATTGAGCATTTCCGCAACGAAGCCATTTCGCAGGAGCCATTCTGGCTGCACAGCGGAAAACGTTAA